In a genomic window of Spirosoma agri:
- a CDS encoding transketolase family protein: MKKYEYTEKKDTRSGFGAGIAELGKTHPNVVALTADLAGSLKLDAFIKEFPERFVQCGIAEANMIGVSAGLTIGGHIPFATTFANFATGRVYDQIRQSVAYSNKNVKICASHAGVTLGEDGATHQILEDLGMMKMLPNMTVINPCDYNQTKAATLAIADHVGPVYLRFGRPVIPVFTPADQTFEIGKAWTVNEGSDVSIFCTGHLVWEAIKAGEMLAEEGIEADIINIHTIKPLDEEAILASVKKTGCAVSAEEHMISGGLGDSVAHVLAQHHPAPLEYIGVHDTFGESGTPDQLMQKYGLTADKIVEQVKKVMARK, encoded by the coding sequence ATGAAAAAATACGAGTATACCGAAAAGAAAGACACTCGCTCCGGTTTTGGCGCGGGTATCGCCGAACTTGGCAAGACCCATCCGAATGTTGTCGCCCTAACGGCTGATCTGGCCGGGTCGCTAAAACTCGACGCATTTATCAAAGAATTTCCCGAACGGTTCGTTCAGTGCGGTATCGCGGAGGCTAACATGATCGGCGTGTCGGCGGGCCTGACCATCGGTGGCCATATTCCCTTTGCGACGACATTCGCCAATTTTGCCACCGGACGGGTTTATGACCAGATTCGGCAGTCGGTTGCTTACTCGAACAAAAACGTCAAAATCTGCGCATCGCACGCGGGTGTTACGCTGGGCGAAGACGGGGCAACCCACCAGATTCTGGAAGATCTGGGTATGATGAAGATGCTACCCAACATGACCGTCATCAACCCCTGCGATTACAATCAGACGAAAGCCGCTACCCTTGCCATTGCCGACCACGTTGGTCCGGTTTACCTGCGCTTCGGACGGCCCGTCATTCCGGTCTTTACGCCCGCCGACCAGACGTTTGAAATTGGTAAAGCGTGGACCGTTAACGAAGGATCTGACGTGTCGATTTTCTGCACAGGTCATCTGGTTTGGGAGGCTATCAAAGCCGGTGAGATGCTGGCCGAGGAAGGCATTGAAGCCGACATCATCAATATTCACACGATTAAGCCGTTAGACGAAGAAGCGATTCTGGCATCGGTGAAGAAAACAGGCTGCGCCGTATCGGCAGAAGAGCACATGATCAGTGGTGGTCTGGGCGATAGCGTTGCGCATGTATTGGCCCAACATCACCCGGCTCCCCTGGAATACATTGGCGTCCACGATACGTTTGGCGAGAGTGGTACACCCGATCAGCTGATGCAAAAATATGGCCTTACCGCCGACAAAATTGTTGAGCAGGTGAAAAAAGTAATGGCACGAAAATAA
- a CDS encoding DUF4276 family protein, which yields MVKIGFIVEGDCEKMLLSSEMFFEFLQANNLELVDEIINAKGKDNLNRPSTESYAQILRNQGAEWIIILRDQEHEPCITSVKTQTIYADDIKVFVAVRMLETWFLADSETLSTLFRSDFFFHYPEQDLNPAETLKSLYIQHRGRGIDDKKKFTNLMLGKGFSIERAAAHPNCPSAHYFLTKLQTLASAN from the coding sequence GTGGTAAAAATAGGGTTTATTGTTGAAGGTGACTGTGAAAAGATGCTTCTAAGCTCAGAAATGTTTTTCGAATTTCTCCAAGCAAATAATCTGGAGTTAGTCGATGAGATCATTAACGCGAAAGGTAAAGACAACTTAAACCGTCCCTCTACGGAGAGTTACGCACAAATCCTTCGCAATCAGGGAGCAGAATGGATAATCATTTTACGAGACCAAGAACATGAGCCTTGTATAACATCAGTCAAAACACAGACGATTTACGCAGATGACATCAAAGTCTTCGTTGCTGTTCGTATGCTCGAAACTTGGTTTCTAGCTGACTCCGAGACACTTTCAACCTTATTTAGATCGGACTTTTTCTTTCATTATCCTGAACAAGATTTGAATCCTGCTGAGACTCTCAAATCTTTGTATATCCAGCACAGAGGAAGGGGGATCGATGATAAAAAGAAATTCACAAATCTAATGCTTGGGAAAGGATTCTCCATCGAGCGGGCAGCTGCGCACCCAAATTGCCCGAGTGCCCACTATTTTCTCACTAAATTGCAAACCCTCGCTTCGGCGAATTAA
- a CDS encoding AAA family ATPase produces MKINRLVIENFKSIERIELVEPNPFTVFVGPNGSGKSNIFEALEFFNLAVKTNRGTVESLFGGKDYFLNRRSSLNAVQVEVKLNSSSVHHLVQRTGLTGQPEYTVVGTRWGEEDPINVRQENNQLLANFVHLFINQNSKQKLNYSSDLQLTLSADNLEKVLKRVLDNPLFKDEVFEWLELFIPGFKSVEVSSNPFDGKETLLWYEKTFEKPFPKELLSDGTKNILALLTAVYQSDEPQFLCIEEPENGLHPQVLETLVNFFRQECKSKGHFIWLNTHSEAVVRHLTTDEIILVNKQNGATKTRQIKGRNIYDLPTDQAWLAGALGGGLPW; encoded by the coding sequence ATGAAAATCAACCGCTTAGTCATCGAAAATTTCAAATCCATTGAACGGATCGAGCTTGTTGAGCCGAATCCGTTCACGGTCTTTGTCGGCCCTAACGGGTCGGGCAAATCGAATATTTTCGAGGCTCTGGAGTTTTTTAATTTGGCAGTTAAGACGAATAGAGGTACAGTTGAAAGCTTATTTGGGGGTAAAGATTACTTTCTAAATCGGCGGAGTAGTTTAAACGCTGTCCAAGTTGAAGTCAAGTTAAATAGCTCATCTGTTCACCATCTTGTCCAGCGTACCGGCCTCACAGGCCAACCAGAATATACTGTTGTGGGTACTCGTTGGGGAGAAGAAGATCCAATTAATGTACGGCAAGAAAATAATCAACTCTTAGCCAACTTTGTCCATTTATTCATTAACCAGAATAGCAAACAAAAGCTAAATTATTCTTCTGACTTACAATTGACTCTATCGGCTGACAATCTCGAGAAAGTTTTGAAGCGAGTACTTGACAACCCCCTTTTTAAAGATGAGGTATTTGAATGGTTGGAATTATTCATCCCTGGCTTTAAATCGGTTGAAGTATCTTCAAACCCGTTCGATGGAAAAGAAACGTTGCTCTGGTATGAAAAAACTTTTGAAAAGCCTTTTCCAAAAGAGCTTCTTTCTGACGGCACAAAAAATATTCTCGCCCTGCTAACCGCTGTTTACCAAAGCGATGAACCGCAATTTCTCTGTATTGAAGAACCAGAAAACGGCTTACATCCTCAGGTTTTAGAAACTTTAGTCAATTTTTTTCGACAGGAATGCAAAAGCAAAGGACATTTTATTTGGCTGAATACCCACTCTGAGGCTGTAGTTCGCCATCTAACAACCGACGAGATTATTCTGGTAAACAAACAAAATGGGGCTACAAAAACGCGGCAGATCAAAGGGCGTAACATTTATGATTTGCCAACAGATCAGGCTTGGCTAGCAGGAGCTTTAGGAGGGGGCTTGCCGTGGTAA
- a CDS encoding transketolase gives MELEKLEHIATAVRRDIVRMVAAVNSGHPGGSLGCTDFLVALYFDIMNLKKDANGTPIFDMDGRDEDIFFLSNGHISPVFYSVLARAGYFPVDELSTFRKLESRLQGHPTTAEHLPGIRIASGSLGQGLSVAAGAAYSKKLNGDTNQVYVLMGDGEQQEGQVWEAAQFAPNKKLGNLTAVIDYNLAQIDGKTDFVNSNRDLAAKYKAFGWHVDEMQGNDMADVIRTLKKSQENPDVPTLILMHTEMGFGVDYMVGSYKWHGVAPNAEQLTQALNQLPLSVGFSDY, from the coding sequence ATGGAACTCGAAAAACTCGAACACATCGCCACCGCCGTTCGGCGCGACATCGTCCGCATGGTAGCAGCCGTCAATTCTGGCCACCCCGGCGGGTCGCTGGGCTGTACTGATTTCCTAGTTGCGCTTTATTTCGACATCATGAACTTGAAAAAGGACGCCAATGGCACGCCGATTTTCGATATGGATGGCCGCGATGAAGATATTTTCTTCCTGTCAAACGGGCACATCTCCCCCGTTTTTTATTCTGTACTGGCGCGGGCTGGCTATTTTCCGGTTGATGAACTATCGACATTCCGGAAGCTGGAAAGCCGGTTACAAGGGCACCCAACAACTGCTGAACACCTGCCGGGTATCCGGATTGCGTCGGGCTCGCTGGGACAGGGTCTGTCGGTAGCCGCCGGGGCCGCATACTCCAAAAAGCTCAATGGTGACACGAACCAAGTATATGTGCTGATGGGCGATGGCGAGCAACAGGAAGGGCAGGTTTGGGAAGCAGCCCAGTTTGCGCCAAACAAAAAGCTAGGTAATCTGACCGCCGTCATTGATTATAACCTTGCTCAGATCGATGGGAAGACCGATTTCGTTAACAGCAACCGCGATTTAGCCGCGAAATACAAAGCTTTCGGCTGGCACGTCGATGAAATGCAGGGTAACGACATGGCCGATGTGATCAGGACACTCAAAAAGTCGCAGGAGAACCCCGACGTACCAACGTTGATTCTGATGCATACCGAAATGGGTTTTGGCGTTGACTACATGGTTGGCAGCTATAAATGGCATGGTGTCGCGCCCAATGCCGAACAATTGACCCAGGCGCTCAATCAGTTACCGCTTTCTGTAGGCTTTTCGGATTATTGA
- the bcp gene encoding thioredoxin-dependent thiol peroxidase has protein sequence MSLNIGDPAPDFTSTDQNGQPIKLSDYRGKKVVLYFYPKDDTTGCTAQACSLRDNYASLRTQGYEVLGISIDDTKSHQKFIKKYDLPFALVADTNKAVVEAYDVWKEKSMYGRTYMGTVRTTFLIDESGIITDIIGKVDTKNHAGQILR, from the coding sequence ATGAGCCTGAACATCGGCGATCCTGCCCCCGATTTTACGAGCACTGACCAGAACGGACAGCCAATTAAACTTTCCGACTACCGGGGCAAAAAAGTGGTTCTTTATTTTTACCCGAAAGACGACACAACGGGCTGTACCGCCCAGGCCTGTAGTCTGCGCGACAATTATGCCAGCCTACGCACCCAGGGGTATGAGGTACTGGGAATCAGCATCGATGATACGAAATCGCATCAGAAATTCATCAAAAAATACGATCTTCCCTTTGCGCTCGTCGCCGATACGAACAAGGCCGTTGTCGAAGCGTATGATGTCTGGAAAGAAAAATCCATGTATGGCCGCACATACATGGGTACTGTCCGAACAACGTTTCTGATTGATGAAAGTGGTATTATTACCGACATTATCGGTAAAGTGGATACGAAAAACCACGCCGGTCAAATTTTAAGGTAG
- a CDS encoding M23 family metallopeptidase — translation MFPIMPGAANSLSGGLGDLRANHFHAGLDIRTGGREGLDVHAAADGYISRIAVFTGGYGNVVFIRHPNGLTTVYGHLKALKDTLGTYLREQQYARKTFEIDLRPAPGQFPVKQGDVIAASGNTGGSGGPHLHFEVRDAKDNLINPLLYGFSELKDDVPPYFERVALKTMTPTSRINGEYQRVSYAPVRRSDGTYTLSQPITASGLVGLEVLGYDKTSGSPYRNGISCLEIKLDGREVFAYNMNSFPNEYTRFMNIHENYEVEQMSGQRYHRGYIADGNRLNLYKLQSNAAYKGRLPLLDGRPHEVTLTLYDAYDHAAQLTFTILPETPAASAARTDSLAIRPASDTTSEVSGEPTATITTDENVLKLTVKNIQASNPPVAKLHTGRTVTEQAPSYVRNNQAVYLIDLRKTLPDSIQFGRGVVRTNFKKRVIPGRKEVIVDGKTRLEFSPKTLFDTLHLAMRPLPGGGLEINQSTIPLNDMLTIQYVPNYPIAIDTMRTKAYWTSGGHESFLGGTWNKGRIEFKTRSLGRFQLLTDSNPPTVDILSATPKGITVRIRDDLSGIADFRALVNGEWLLMQYDYKRALLWSDQLDPNEPFELGDEILVQVKDRAGNIGSDSISIAEPRPAVKRKATTAPKRRRKR, via the coding sequence ATGTTTCCGATCATGCCGGGAGCAGCCAACTCGCTGTCGGGTGGTCTGGGCGATTTACGGGCCAACCACTTTCACGCTGGCCTGGACATTCGAACGGGCGGACGGGAAGGGCTGGACGTTCATGCGGCTGCCGATGGCTACATTTCCCGAATTGCGGTATTTACAGGCGGGTATGGTAACGTAGTATTCATCCGTCATCCGAACGGGCTGACAACGGTCTATGGACATCTTAAAGCCCTTAAGGACACGCTCGGCACCTACCTTCGCGAACAGCAATACGCCAGAAAGACCTTTGAGATCGATTTGCGACCAGCACCGGGACAATTTCCGGTCAAGCAGGGCGATGTGATTGCGGCTTCCGGCAACACGGGCGGCTCAGGCGGGCCTCATCTGCACTTCGAAGTGCGCGATGCCAAAGACAACCTGATCAATCCGCTGCTTTATGGGTTTTCCGAGCTTAAAGATGATGTCCCCCCCTATTTTGAGCGGGTCGCGCTGAAAACCATGACGCCTACCTCGCGCATCAATGGCGAATACCAGCGCGTCAGCTATGCGCCCGTTCGCCGGTCCGATGGGACGTATACGCTTTCGCAACCCATCACCGCATCGGGTCTGGTCGGGCTGGAGGTGCTGGGGTATGACAAGACCAGTGGTTCGCCGTACCGCAATGGCATCAGTTGTCTGGAAATAAAACTCGATGGCCGTGAGGTATTTGCCTATAACATGAATAGCTTTCCTAACGAGTACACGCGATTCATGAATATCCACGAGAATTACGAAGTGGAACAGATGAGCGGTCAGCGCTACCACCGGGGCTACATCGCCGATGGTAACCGACTGAACTTGTACAAGTTGCAAAGCAATGCCGCCTATAAGGGACGCTTACCGCTGCTGGATGGTCGACCGCACGAAGTTACGCTTACGCTGTACGACGCCTATGATCATGCAGCTCAGCTCACGTTCACAATCCTGCCTGAAACACCAGCAGCCAGTGCGGCACGAACGGATTCGCTGGCTATTCGTCCCGCTTCGGACACGACCAGCGAGGTCAGTGGCGAGCCTACGGCGACCATTACAACGGACGAAAACGTGCTCAAGTTGACGGTCAAAAATATACAAGCCAGTAATCCTCCGGTAGCCAAACTTCATACTGGTCGCACGGTAACCGAACAGGCGCCCAGCTACGTTCGTAACAACCAAGCCGTTTATCTTATAGATTTGCGGAAGACGCTGCCCGACTCGATTCAGTTCGGTCGTGGCGTGGTGCGAACGAATTTCAAGAAACGGGTCATACCCGGACGAAAGGAAGTTATTGTCGATGGGAAGACCCGATTGGAATTCAGCCCCAAAACGTTGTTCGATACCTTACATCTCGCCATGCGGCCGTTGCCGGGTGGAGGTCTGGAAATCAACCAGTCTACTATTCCGCTCAACGATATGCTGACGATTCAGTACGTTCCGAACTACCCGATTGCAATTGATACCATGCGTACAAAAGCCTATTGGACAAGTGGTGGTCATGAAAGTTTTCTGGGTGGCACCTGGAACAAGGGGCGAATTGAATTCAAAACCCGTTCACTGGGCCGGTTTCAATTATTGACCGATTCCAATCCACCCACGGTTGACATTCTATCGGCCACGCCGAAGGGAATAACCGTTCGAATTCGGGATGATTTATCCGGCATTGCCGACTTTCGGGCGTTGGTCAATGGCGAGTGGTTATTGATGCAGTATGACTACAAGCGGGCGCTGCTTTGGTCGGATCAACTTGATCCGAACGAACCGTTCGAACTGGGTGACGAGATTTTGGTTCAGGTAAAAGACCGCGCTGGCAACATCGGGTCAGACAGCATTAGTATTGCGGAGCCCCGGCCAGCGGTAAAGCGTAAGGCTACGACCGCCCCAAAACGTCGGCGTAAACGATAA
- a CDS encoding fumarylacetoacetate hydrolase family protein, which translates to MKIICVGRNYADHIKELNNEQPEDPVIFLKPETAVPLKNEPFFYPEFSQDVHYEVEILVKINRVGKNIEEKFAHKYYDEIGIGIDFTARDVQSRLKAKGLPWELAKGFNGSAPISPFVPKSDFPDLQNLNFRLDLNGETRQLGNTSLMLFKIDYLISFVSHYFLLQQGDIIFTGTPKGVGPVQLGDRLTAYIEDKKLLEIDVK; encoded by the coding sequence ATGAAAATCATTTGCGTTGGCCGAAATTACGCCGATCACATCAAAGAACTGAATAACGAACAGCCCGAAGATCCGGTCATTTTCTTAAAGCCTGAAACCGCTGTTCCGCTCAAAAATGAACCGTTTTTCTATCCCGAGTTCTCGCAGGATGTTCACTATGAAGTTGAGATTCTGGTAAAAATCAATCGGGTCGGTAAGAATATCGAAGAGAAGTTTGCGCATAAATACTACGACGAAATTGGTATTGGTATCGACTTTACCGCTCGTGATGTACAGAGTCGGCTAAAGGCCAAAGGACTACCCTGGGAACTGGCAAAAGGATTCAACGGCTCCGCTCCTATTTCGCCTTTCGTTCCTAAATCCGATTTCCCGGATTTGCAGAACCTGAACTTCCGACTGGATCTCAACGGCGAAACCCGGCAATTGGGCAACACCAGCCTGATGCTATTCAAAATCGACTACCTTATCTCGTTTGTGTCGCACTATTTTCTGTTGCAACAGGGCGACATTATTTTCACGGGAACGCCAAAAGGGGTTGGTCCGGTACAACTTGGTGACCGGTTGACGGCTTATATCGAGGACAAGAAGCTTCTGGAGATTGATGTTAAATAA
- a CDS encoding M48 family metallopeptidase, with product MKKIIIMMFSLAFAVTACEKVPLTGRKQLILVPNNDMLSMSFTQYKQFLDTSRVVSNSGDAAMVSRVGDRIRQAVESYMNSNGYGKRLEGFKWEYHLVQSNQVNAWCMPGGKIVVYSGILPYTQNEAGLATVLGHEVSHAIAEHGNERMSEGLVANGLLQAGQVATGIATSSKSPQTQALFQQAIGTGGPLMYQYFGALPHSRKQESEADHLGLIFMAMAGYDPAEAISFWQRMAKAGGGKAPAEFLSDHPSDARRIADLQKLLPDAKKYYNGSRRTS from the coding sequence ATGAAAAAAATCATAATCATGATGTTCTCACTCGCTTTCGCTGTAACCGCTTGTGAGAAAGTACCCCTTACCGGACGAAAGCAATTGATTTTGGTGCCCAACAATGACATGCTTTCCATGAGCTTTACGCAGTACAAACAATTTCTGGATACGAGTAGAGTTGTCAGCAACAGCGGTGATGCCGCTATGGTAAGCCGGGTTGGTGACCGGATTCGTCAGGCGGTTGAAAGCTACATGAACAGTAACGGTTACGGCAAACGCCTGGAGGGGTTTAAATGGGAGTACCACTTGGTACAAAGCAATCAGGTTAACGCCTGGTGTATGCCTGGTGGCAAAATCGTTGTGTACTCTGGAATTTTACCGTATACACAAAATGAAGCTGGTTTAGCCACTGTACTCGGCCACGAAGTGTCGCATGCCATTGCCGAGCATGGGAACGAGCGAATGAGTGAAGGGCTGGTTGCGAACGGCTTGCTACAGGCAGGTCAGGTAGCTACAGGGATTGCCACTTCATCGAAAAGCCCGCAAACTCAAGCGCTATTTCAGCAGGCTATAGGGACCGGTGGTCCACTAATGTACCAATATTTTGGGGCACTTCCCCATAGTCGTAAACAGGAATCAGAAGCCGATCACCTTGGCTTGATCTTTATGGCAATGGCTGGTTATGATCCCGCTGAAGCTATTTCGTTCTGGCAACGGATGGCGAAGGCAGGTGGTGGCAAAGCGCCAGCCGAATTTCTGTCCGATCACCCATCCGATGCGCGCCGGATTGCTGATCTGCAAAAATTACTTCCCGATGCCAAGAAATACTACAACGGATCGCGTCGTACTAGCTAA
- the sucC gene encoding ADP-forming succinate--CoA ligase subunit beta, which translates to MNIHEYQGKEILKKYGVRIQEGIVAESPEKAVEAAKQIMAQSGSKFVVVKSQIHAGGRGKGKIVGTEQRGVALAKSADEVRDIVKNLIGNVLVTHQTGPEGKKVNKVLVAQDVFYPGASEPKEMYISILLDRSKACNVIMASTEGGMDIEEVAENTPEKIVKEWIDPAVGLQPFQARKVAFGLGLEGEAFKEMVKFVTSLYKAYVETDASMFEINPVLKTSDNKILAVDAKVNLDDNALYRHPELKSMRDLAEEDPLEVEASASDLNYVKLDGNVGCMVNGAGLAMATMDIIKLSGGEPANFLDVGGGANAKTVEAGFRIILKDPNVKAILINIFGGIVRCDRVATGVVEAYKAIGDIPVPIIVRLQGTNAEEGAKIIDESGLKVQSAVLLKEAAEKVRQVVEAL; encoded by the coding sequence ATGAATATACACGAGTATCAGGGTAAAGAAATTCTGAAAAAGTACGGTGTCCGGATTCAGGAAGGCATCGTGGCCGAGTCGCCTGAGAAAGCCGTTGAAGCCGCCAAACAGATTATGGCGCAGTCCGGCTCAAAGTTCGTTGTCGTTAAATCGCAGATTCACGCAGGTGGTCGCGGCAAGGGCAAGATCGTTGGTACTGAACAACGGGGTGTAGCCCTGGCGAAATCGGCGGATGAAGTACGCGATATTGTTAAAAACCTTATTGGCAATGTACTCGTAACCCACCAGACCGGCCCAGAAGGCAAAAAAGTCAACAAAGTGCTGGTAGCGCAGGATGTTTTCTATCCGGGTGCATCAGAGCCGAAGGAAATGTACATCAGCATCCTGCTCGACCGTAGCAAAGCCTGCAATGTCATTATGGCCAGTACGGAAGGCGGTATGGACATTGAAGAAGTCGCGGAGAATACGCCCGAAAAAATTGTAAAAGAGTGGATTGATCCGGCCGTAGGTCTACAGCCGTTCCAGGCGCGTAAGGTTGCCTTCGGATTAGGTCTGGAAGGGGAAGCCTTCAAAGAAATGGTGAAATTCGTTACGTCGCTCTACAAAGCCTATGTCGAGACGGATGCCTCCATGTTCGAGATCAACCCGGTGCTGAAAACGTCGGATAACAAAATTCTGGCCGTTGATGCAAAGGTTAACCTGGACGACAATGCCCTCTATCGTCATCCTGAACTGAAATCGATGCGTGATCTGGCCGAAGAAGATCCGCTCGAAGTGGAAGCCTCAGCCAGCGATTTGAACTACGTCAAACTCGATGGTAACGTGGGCTGTATGGTCAACGGAGCGGGGTTGGCAATGGCAACGATGGATATCATCAAACTATCGGGTGGTGAACCGGCCAACTTCCTTGATGTTGGGGGTGGAGCGAACGCAAAAACCGTTGAAGCTGGTTTCCGGATTATTCTGAAAGATCCGAACGTAAAAGCCATTTTGATCAACATCTTCGGTGGTATCGTCCGCTGCGACCGCGTGGCCACAGGTGTTGTAGAAGCCTACAAAGCGATTGGCGACATTCCCGTACCAATCATTGTTCGCCTACAGGGCACCAATGCCGAAGAAGGCGCAAAAATTATCGATGAATCGGGCTTGAAAGTTCAGTCGGCCGTATTGCTGAAAGAAGCCGCTGAAAAAGTACGTCAGGTCGTAGAAGCGTTGTAG
- a CDS encoding ABC transporter ATP-binding protein: protein MPALLQTSDIRRNYGNLPVLKGINLTIEPGEIVSIVGASGAGKTTLLQILGTLDRPDAGELHIAGQNVFTLTDRQLAQFRNERIGFVFQFNNLLPEFTALENVCLPGFISGKEEDEVRERAKSLLTTLGLQSRLNHLPSQMSGGEQQRTAVARALINKPAIVFADEPSGNLDSRNAEELHQLFFQLRDELGQTFIIVTHNETLASLADRTVIIRDGLISS from the coding sequence ATGCCCGCGCTGCTTCAAACCTCCGACATTCGCCGAAATTACGGCAATTTACCTGTTCTGAAAGGAATTAATCTGACAATCGAACCGGGCGAGATTGTCTCCATCGTCGGCGCATCCGGGGCCGGCAAAACAACGTTGCTGCAAATCCTGGGTACACTGGATCGGCCAGACGCTGGCGAACTGCACATTGCCGGGCAGAATGTGTTCACATTGACCGACCGTCAATTGGCTCAGTTTCGAAACGAGCGGATTGGCTTCGTTTTTCAGTTCAACAACCTACTGCCCGAGTTCACAGCCCTCGAAAACGTGTGTCTACCGGGTTTTATTTCGGGAAAAGAGGAGGACGAGGTTCGGGAACGGGCTAAGTCCCTACTGACGACATTAGGGCTCCAGAGCCGTCTGAATCATTTACCGTCACAAATGTCGGGTGGTGAACAACAGCGAACGGCAGTAGCGCGGGCGCTGATCAATAAACCGGCCATCGTATTTGCTGATGAACCAAGTGGCAACCTTGATTCGCGGAACGCCGAAGAACTTCACCAGCTGTTCTTTCAACTGCGTGATGAACTCGGTCAGACGTTCATTATCGTAACACACAACGAGACACTAGCTTCTCTGGCCGACCGAACGGTCATCATTCGAGATGGGTTGATCTCCAGTTAG